One Novosphingobium sp. EMRT-2 DNA segment encodes these proteins:
- the pdxA gene encoding 4-hydroxythreonine-4-phosphate dehydrogenase PdxA — MTLSLPLAASIGDPAGVGPELLCAAWALSGAEALPPFFVVGSRALLEQAAHRRGIEVPVRAIASPAEAVEVYDTALPVIDLGDLPYTPGEPDDAGAALALRALETATGLARSGAAAGIVTGPIAKSRLAAIGFTQPGQTEFVAEACGVTPRNAVMMLAGPRLRVVPVTVHVPLRAVPDMLTVDLIRARAAIAAAALARDFGIGRPRLAIAGLNPHAGEDGRMGHEDADVVAPAVAALRAAGIDARGPLPADTMFHAEARETYDAAICMYHDQALIPLKALDFDAGVNVTLGLPIVRTSPDHGTAFAIAGTGTARAGATVAAIRMAGECAARRLSA; from the coding sequence ATGACGCTTTCCCTTCCCCTCGCCGCCAGCATCGGCGATCCCGCCGGTGTCGGCCCGGAACTGCTGTGCGCCGCGTGGGCGCTGAGCGGCGCCGAAGCCCTGCCCCCGTTCTTCGTAGTAGGCAGCCGGGCGCTGCTCGAACAGGCGGCGCATCGGCGCGGGATCGAGGTTCCGGTGCGCGCCATCGCTTCGCCCGCCGAAGCGGTGGAGGTCTATGACACCGCGCTGCCGGTCATCGACCTAGGTGATCTACCGTACACCCCCGGTGAGCCGGACGACGCCGGTGCGGCGCTGGCCCTGCGCGCGCTGGAAACGGCGACCGGCCTTGCCCGATCCGGCGCGGCGGCGGGCATCGTCACCGGCCCCATCGCCAAGAGCCGCCTCGCCGCGATCGGCTTCACCCAGCCGGGGCAGACCGAATTCGTCGCCGAAGCCTGCGGCGTCACCCCCCGGAACGCGGTGATGATGCTGGCGGGGCCACGCCTGCGCGTGGTGCCCGTGACCGTCCACGTTCCGCTGCGCGCGGTGCCGGACATGCTCACCGTCGACCTGATCCGCGCGCGCGCGGCGATAGCGGCGGCTGCGCTGGCGCGCGATTTCGGCATCGGGCGACCCCGGCTGGCCATCGCCGGGCTGAACCCCCACGCAGGCGAGGACGGCCGCATGGGGCACGAGGACGCCGACGTGGTCGCCCCCGCCGTCGCCGCGCTGCGCGCCGCCGGAATCGATGCGCGCGGGCCTTTGCCGGCGGACACGATGTTCCACGCCGAAGCGCGCGAGACCTATGACGCGGCGATCTGCATGTACCACGATCAGGCCCTGATCCCGCTCAAGGCGCTGGATTTCGATGCCGGCGTCAACGTCACGCTGGGGCTGCCGATCGTGCGCACCTCGCCCGATCACGGCACCGCCTTCGCCATCGCCGGAACCGGCACGGCGCGCGCGGGCGCGACCGTCGCCGCGATCCGCATGGCCGGGGAATGCGCCGCGCGCAGGCTTTCCGCATGA
- the mgtE gene encoding magnesium transporter: MEREDDRIDLAIDLALADGGDASPAEETARHAESLDEEHNTLKPAFIRKVCDALDEGDRDAVYDLVEPLHPADIADLFELIDAEERPRLARAINDLMGGEVLAELNDHVRESLIEQLDPDEVAELAEQMETDDAVALIEDLDEEDKEAVLAELDPEDRAAIESALSYPEETAGRLMSRDLIAVPEHLTVGNLIDYLRENQDLATEFWEVFIVDHKHRPIGTCVLSWILRTPRDVALADVMKRDQTLIPVTMDQEEVALRFQKYALISAAVVDEDGRLVGQITVDDVVHIIQEEAGEDALLLSGAGDGDINEPLHLTVRTRLLWLLINLPTAMLAASVVSLFDAEIARYAVLATLMGIVTGMGGNAGTQTLAVIVRAIATNQLTSSNTLRVLSREFRIAATNGVSLGTLIGIGSFFLWHSVPLALVFAAAIFINNMVAGLAGVFVPVTLDRMNIDPATSSAVFVTMCTDCMGFLSFLGLATLAGIGA, translated from the coding sequence ATGGAGCGCGAAGACGACCGGATCGATCTGGCCATCGACTTGGCCCTTGCCGACGGCGGCGATGCATCGCCGGCCGAGGAAACCGCGCGCCATGCGGAAAGTCTCGACGAGGAACACAACACGCTGAAGCCGGCGTTCATCCGCAAGGTCTGCGATGCGCTGGACGAAGGCGACCGCGACGCGGTCTATGATCTTGTCGAGCCGCTGCACCCGGCCGACATCGCCGACCTGTTCGAGCTGATCGACGCCGAGGAACGGCCCCGCCTAGCCCGCGCCATCAACGACCTGATGGGCGGCGAAGTGCTCGCCGAACTCAACGACCACGTCCGCGAATCGCTGATCGAGCAGCTCGACCCCGACGAGGTGGCCGAGCTGGCCGAGCAGATGGAGACCGACGACGCGGTCGCCCTGATCGAGGACCTCGACGAGGAGGACAAGGAAGCCGTCCTCGCCGAGCTCGATCCAGAAGATCGCGCCGCGATCGAAAGCGCGCTGTCCTATCCGGAAGAGACCGCCGGCCGCCTGATGAGCCGCGATCTGATCGCGGTGCCCGAACATCTCACCGTCGGCAATCTCATCGACTACCTGCGCGAAAACCAGGATCTCGCCACCGAGTTCTGGGAAGTGTTCATCGTCGATCACAAGCACCGCCCGATCGGCACCTGCGTGCTTTCGTGGATCCTGCGCACGCCGCGTGACGTGGCACTGGCCGACGTGATGAAGCGCGACCAGACGCTGATTCCGGTCACGATGGACCAGGAGGAAGTGGCGCTCCGCTTCCAGAAGTATGCACTGATCTCCGCCGCGGTGGTCGACGAGGACGGCCGGCTGGTCGGCCAGATCACCGTCGACGACGTGGTCCACATCATCCAGGAAGAAGCGGGTGAGGACGCGCTGCTGCTGTCCGGCGCCGGCGATGGCGACATCAACGAGCCGCTGCACCTGACGGTGCGCACGCGCCTGCTGTGGCTGCTGATCAACCTGCCGACGGCGATGCTGGCGGCCAGCGTGGTGAGCCTGTTCGATGCCGAGATCGCGCGCTACGCGGTGCTGGCGACGCTGATGGGCATCGTCACCGGGATGGGCGGCAACGCCGGCACGCAGACCTTGGCCGTGATCGTGCGCGCCATCGCCACCAACCAGCTGACCAGCAGCAATACCCTGCGCGTGCTGAGCCGCGAATTCCGCATCGCTGCGACCAACGGCGTTTCGCTCGGCACGCTGATCGGGATCGGATCGTTCTTCCTCTGGCACAGCGTGCCGCTGGCGCTGGTCTTCGCCGCCGCAATCTTCATCAACAACATGGTCGCCGGGCTGGCCGGGGTGTTCGTACCCGTCACGCTCGATCGCATGAACATCGATCCGGCCACCTCGTCCGCCGTGTTCGTGACGATGTGCACCGATTGCATGGGCTTCCTCAGCTTCCTGGGGCTGGCGACGCTGGCGGGGATCGGCGCCTGA
- the rsmA gene encoding 16S rRNA (adenine(1518)-N(6)/adenine(1519)-N(6))-dimethyltransferase RsmA, giving the protein MTDTSPQLPPLRDVVNRHGLFASKALGQNFLFDEQLLDRIAKVPGSLRGANVLEVGPGPGGLTRALLRAGANVTAIEMDKRCLPALAELSDAFPGQLTVIEGDATRIDPATLFDGPWHVAANLPYNVGTLLFTGWLSGQEWPPRWQSLTLMFQLEVAERIVARPGTDAYGRLAVLAQWRASPVIAMKVHRSAFTPPPKVMSAIVHVEPAAMPAGVSARMLERVTEAAFGQRRKMLRQSLKGLPGALDVLEPLGIDPQRRAETLSVDEFVGIARALTP; this is encoded by the coding sequence ATGACGGATACTTCGCCCCAACTGCCGCCATTGCGCGATGTCGTGAACCGCCACGGCCTGTTCGCCAGCAAGGCGCTGGGCCAGAACTTCCTGTTCGACGAACAGTTGCTGGACCGGATCGCCAAGGTGCCCGGCAGCCTGCGCGGGGCGAACGTGCTGGAAGTCGGCCCCGGTCCTGGCGGGCTGACCCGCGCGCTGCTGCGCGCCGGGGCGAACGTGACCGCGATCGAGATGGACAAGCGCTGCCTGCCGGCGCTTGCGGAACTGTCGGATGCCTTCCCAGGCCAGTTGACCGTGATCGAGGGCGACGCGACGCGGATCGATCCCGCCACGCTGTTCGACGGGCCATGGCACGTTGCCGCCAACCTGCCCTACAACGTGGGCACGCTGCTGTTCACCGGCTGGCTTTCCGGCCAGGAATGGCCGCCGCGCTGGCAATCGCTGACGCTGATGTTCCAGCTGGAAGTGGCCGAGCGCATCGTCGCCCGGCCCGGCACCGATGCCTATGGCCGGCTCGCCGTGCTGGCGCAGTGGCGCGCCAGCCCCGTCATCGCGATGAAAGTGCACCGCAGCGCGTTCACCCCGCCGCCCAAGGTCATGTCGGCGATCGTGCATGTCGAGCCGGCGGCGATGCCCGCCGGCGTCTCCGCGCGGATGCTGGAACGGGTGACCGAGGCCGCCTTCGGCCAGCGCCGCAAGATGTTGCGCCAGTCGCTCAAGGGCCTGCCCGGCGCGCTGGACGTGCTGGAGCCGCTGGGCATCGATCCCCAGCGGAGAGCGGAAACGCTCTCTGTGGACGAATTTGTCGGCATCGCCCGCGCGCTGACGCCGTAA
- a CDS encoding DUF4287 domain-containing protein: protein MTEPKATGPASYFPSIEKKYGKPIADWKALVRAALPAKHMELVAMLKEQHGLGHGHANAIVAHTLAEADG from the coding sequence ATGACCGAGCCCAAAGCCACCGGACCCGCATCGTACTTCCCTTCCATCGAGAAGAAGTACGGCAAGCCGATCGCCGATTGGAAGGCACTGGTCCGCGCCGCGCTTCCCGCGAAGCATATGGAACTGGTGGCGATGCTGAAGGAGCAGCACGGCCTGGGCCATGGCCACGCCAATGCCATCGTGGCGCACACGCTGGCCGAGGCCGACGGCTAG
- a CDS encoding acetyl-CoA hydrolase/transferase family protein, which yields MSQSSLSQRIAHPALQARVTDADSAAALIPPGSTVGMSGFTGAGYPKAVPLALAKRIEAAHAAGDPFRIKVWTGASTGPELDGALAKAKGIDFRLPYNSDPIAREQINRGEMNYFDMHLSQVAPMAWQGFLGPLDIALIEVTAILPDGSLVPSSSIGNNKTWLDRADKVILEVNRWQSEALHGMHDVYYGTALPPHRVPIPLIRPEDRIGQTTFRCDPAKVIAVVETDSPDRNQPFKAPDANARAIAGHLMEFFAHEVKMGRLPSSLLPIQSGVGNIANAVLSGLMDSPFENLTAYTEVLQDGMLDLLSSGKLRMASATAFSLSPEAAETINADMARYRDRLVLRPQEISNHPELIRRLGCLAMNGMVEADIYGNVNSTHLMGSRIQNGIGGSGDFARNAYISIFMAPSTAKGGQISTIVPQVSHVDHIDQDVQIIVTEQGLADLRGLPPRSRAELVIGNCVHPAYRDMLADYYARALRDSWGKHSPTLLTEALAWHQRYIDTGSMLAPAG from the coding sequence ATGTCCCAGTCCTCCCTTTCGCAGCGCATCGCCCATCCGGCCCTTCAGGCGCGCGTGACCGATGCCGATAGCGCCGCCGCGCTGATTCCGCCGGGTTCCACCGTCGGCATGAGCGGCTTCACCGGCGCGGGCTATCCCAAGGCGGTGCCGCTGGCGCTGGCCAAGCGGATCGAGGCCGCCCATGCGGCGGGCGATCCGTTCCGCATCAAGGTCTGGACCGGGGCCTCGACCGGCCCGGAACTCGATGGCGCGCTGGCCAAGGCCAAGGGTATCGACTTCCGCCTGCCCTACAATTCGGACCCGATCGCGCGCGAACAGATCAACCGCGGCGAGATGAACTACTTCGACATGCACTTGTCGCAAGTCGCGCCGATGGCGTGGCAGGGCTTTCTCGGCCCGCTCGACATTGCGCTGATCGAAGTGACGGCGATCCTGCCCGACGGGTCGCTGGTGCCGTCCTCGTCGATCGGCAACAACAAGACCTGGCTCGACCGCGCCGACAAGGTGATCCTTGAAGTCAACCGCTGGCAGAGCGAGGCGCTGCACGGGATGCACGACGTCTATTACGGCACCGCTCTGCCCCCGCACCGGGTGCCGATCCCTCTGATCCGCCCCGAAGACCGCATCGGCCAGACGACCTTCCGTTGTGATCCCGCCAAGGTGATCGCCGTGGTCGAAACGGATTCGCCCGATCGCAACCAGCCGTTCAAGGCGCCGGACGCCAACGCCCGCGCCATCGCCGGGCACCTGATGGAGTTCTTCGCGCACGAAGTGAAGATGGGGCGCCTGCCGTCCTCGCTGCTGCCGATCCAGTCGGGCGTGGGCAACATCGCCAACGCCGTGCTGTCGGGGCTGATGGACAGCCCCTTCGAGAACCTGACTGCCTATACCGAAGTGCTGCAGGACGGGATGCTTGACCTGCTCTCCAGCGGCAAGCTGCGCATGGCTTCGGCCACGGCCTTCTCGCTCAGCCCCGAAGCGGCCGAGACGATCAACGCCGATATGGCGCGCTATCGCGACCGGCTGGTGCTGCGCCCGCAGGAGATCAGCAACCATCCCGAACTGATCCGCCGGCTCGGCTGCCTCGCGATGAACGGGATGGTCGAGGCCGACATCTACGGCAACGTCAATTCCACGCACCTGATGGGATCGCGCATCCAGAACGGCATCGGCGGGTCGGGCGATTTCGCGCGCAACGCCTATATCTCGATCTTCATGGCCCCATCCACCGCGAAGGGCGGCCAGATTTCGACGATCGTGCCGCAGGTCAGCCATGTCGATCACATCGACCAGGACGTGCAGATCATCGTGACCGAACAGGGCCTGGCGGATCTGCGCGGGCTGCCGCCCCGCAGCCGCGCCGAACTGGTGATCGGCAACTGCGTGCACCCCGCATACCGGGATATGCTGGCCGATTATTATGCGCGTGCCTTGCGCGATTCCTGGGGCAAGCATTCGCCGACGCTGCTGACCGAGGCGCTGGCATGGCACCAGCGCTATATCGATACCGGTTCGATGTTGGCGCCAGCCGGCTGA
- the rpsT gene encoding 30S ribosomal protein S20, with translation MANTPQARKRIRRNERRAEINGNRLSRIRTFVKKVESAIAGGDKSAAAEALKAAQPELARGVARGVLHKNTVARKMSRLTKRVAAL, from the coding sequence ATGGCCAATACGCCGCAAGCCCGCAAGCGCATCCGTCGCAACGAACGTCGCGCCGAAATCAACGGCAACCGCCTTTCCCGCATCCGCACCTTCGTGAAGAAGGTCGAATCGGCGATCGCCGGTGGCGACAAGTCGGCGGCGGCTGAAGCGCTCAAGGCGGCGCAGCCGGAACTGGCGCGTGGCGTGGCGCGCGGCGTGCTCCACAAGAACACCGTGGCGCGCAAGATGTCGCGTCTGACCAAGCGAGTCGCAGCGCTCTGA
- a CDS encoding LysR family transcriptional regulator, with protein MDGDRDYRLFAQIVASGSLAAAARALRLSPPMVSKRLARLEERLGAELIRRTTRRLELTEQGARFHADVLAILSSIDDAEARVAGRTLEPKGPLRIAAPTSFGRMFIAPLLPSFLEHFPEVRIEIELSDGFTDLLAERIDLAIRITARVERGLEAVRLAPSRRILCASPAYLAAHGTPASIRDLAGHRLLAARGQLPWRLSANGRPVTIDAESVVATNSSEVVRELTLGGVGIALRSLWDIRPDLAEGRVVRVLPDHQGSDDVAIYAIRPAGQHMAASVGAFTEHLRRHFSPVPPWER; from the coding sequence ATGGACGGGGATCGGGACTATCGGCTTTTCGCACAGATCGTGGCCAGCGGCAGCCTCGCCGCCGCCGCGCGGGCGCTGCGGCTTTCCCCGCCGATGGTGTCGAAGCGGCTGGCGCGGCTGGAGGAGCGGCTGGGAGCGGAACTGATCCGGCGCACCACGCGGCGGCTGGAACTGACCGAACAGGGCGCGCGCTTCCACGCCGACGTGCTCGCGATCCTGTCCAGCATCGACGATGCCGAGGCGCGGGTCGCGGGGCGCACGCTGGAGCCGAAGGGGCCGCTGCGCATCGCCGCCCCCACCTCGTTCGGGCGCATGTTCATCGCCCCGCTGCTGCCCTCGTTCCTGGAACACTTCCCCGAGGTGCGGATCGAGATCGAGCTGAGCGATGGCTTCACCGATCTGCTGGCGGAACGGATCGACCTGGCCATCCGCATCACGGCGCGGGTGGAGCGCGGACTGGAGGCGGTGCGGCTCGCGCCCAGCCGCCGCATCCTCTGCGCCTCGCCCGCCTATCTCGCCGCGCACGGCACGCCGGCATCGATTCGCGACCTGGCCGGGCACCGTCTGCTCGCCGCGCGTGGCCAGTTGCCGTGGCGGCTCAGCGCCAACGGCCGGCCGGTGACGATCGACGCGGAGAGTGTGGTCGCCACCAATTCGAGCGAGGTCGTGCGCGAACTGACGCTGGGGGGCGTGGGCATCGCGCTGCGTTCGCTGTGGGACATCCGGCCAGACCTGGCCGAAGGGCGCGTGGTGCGCGTGCTGCCCGATCACCAGGGCAGCGACGACGTGGCAATCTATGCGATCCGGCCGGCGGGCCAGCACATGGCGGCGAGCGTCGGCGCGTTCACCGAACACCTGCGCCGCCATTTCAGCCCGGTGCCGCCGTGGGAGCGGTAA
- a CDS encoding malate synthase G — translation MSERVERSGLKVDGQLAAFLEQRVLAPIGQDAAAFWQGFAALCDRLVPQNRALLAKRDALQAQIDAWHLARKGQPIDADAYRAFLTEIGYLVPEPEDFLIGTQNVDEEIATMAGPQLVVPVLNARFLLNAANARWGSLYDAFYGTDALDAPPARPGGYDEARGAAVIAAGRQFLDGALPGWEAALTGGECPHPYATRDGGVMFKHNGLHIELVIDRNHPVGKGDPLGIADIVLEAALTTIVDLEDSVAAVDAEDKLAAYANWLGVIRGDLADTFEKGGQTITRTLAEDRTWHAPSGSAFSLPGRSLLFVRNVGHLMTNPAILLADGSEIPEGILDAVITSAISTHDVKGLGRFRNSRTGSIYIVKPKMHGPEEVAFTNTLFDAVEDLLSLPRHTVKVGVMDEERRTSANLAACIAAVKDRIVFINTGFLDRTGDEIHTSMQAGAMIRKGAMKASGWIAAYEKRNVCIGLHHGLSGKAQIGKGMWAAPDMMRDMMDQKIGHPKTGANTAWVPSPTAATLHATHYHQVDVFAVQKDVAKEETPGLDVLLAVPLAAGANWSEDEVRAELDNNAQGLLGYVVRWIDQGVGCSKVPDLNDVGLMEDRATLRISSQHIANWLLHGVCSKEQVLDSLHRMAAKVDAQNAGDPLYEPMAGNWDTSFAFRAACDLVFKGVEQPNGYTEPLLHAWRQKKKAAIAKVAEPA, via the coding sequence ATGAGTGAACGGGTTGAACGCAGCGGTCTGAAGGTCGACGGCCAGCTTGCCGCTTTCCTCGAACAGCGCGTGCTGGCGCCGATCGGGCAGGACGCCGCTGCTTTCTGGCAGGGCTTCGCCGCGCTGTGCGATCGCCTCGTGCCGCAGAACCGCGCGCTGCTGGCCAAGCGCGATGCGCTGCAGGCGCAGATCGACGCCTGGCACCTCGCGCGCAAGGGCCAGCCTATCGACGCCGACGCCTATCGCGCGTTCCTGACCGAGATCGGCTATCTCGTGCCCGAACCGGAGGACTTCCTGATCGGCACGCAGAACGTGGACGAGGAAATCGCCACGATGGCCGGGCCGCAGCTTGTCGTTCCCGTGCTCAACGCGCGCTTCCTGCTCAACGCCGCCAACGCGCGCTGGGGCAGCCTCTATGACGCGTTCTACGGTACCGACGCGCTCGATGCGCCGCCGGCGCGCCCCGGTGGGTATGACGAGGCGCGCGGCGCGGCGGTGATCGCTGCCGGGCGCCAGTTCCTCGATGGCGCGCTGCCCGGCTGGGAAGCGGCGCTGACCGGCGGCGAATGCCCGCATCCTTACGCCACGCGCGATGGCGGGGTGATGTTCAAGCACAACGGGTTGCACATCGAGCTGGTGATCGATCGCAATCACCCGGTGGGCAAGGGCGATCCGCTGGGCATTGCTGACATCGTGCTCGAAGCCGCGCTGACCACGATCGTCGATCTGGAGGATTCGGTCGCCGCGGTCGATGCCGAGGACAAGCTGGCGGCCTACGCCAACTGGCTGGGCGTGATCCGCGGCGATCTGGCCGATACGTTCGAGAAGGGAGGCCAGACCATCACCCGCACGCTGGCGGAGGACCGCACCTGGCACGCGCCTTCGGGATCGGCGTTCAGCCTGCCGGGGCGCAGCCTGCTGTTCGTGCGCAATGTCGGCCATCTGATGACCAATCCGGCGATCCTGCTGGCTGACGGATCCGAAATCCCCGAAGGGATCCTGGACGCCGTCATCACCTCGGCGATCAGCACACACGACGTGAAGGGCCTAGGCCGCTTCCGCAACAGCCGCACCGGCAGCATCTACATCGTCAAGCCCAAGATGCACGGGCCGGAGGAAGTGGCCTTCACCAACACGCTGTTCGATGCGGTCGAAGACCTGCTCAGCCTGCCGCGCCACACGGTCAAGGTCGGCGTGATGGACGAGGAGCGCCGCACCAGCGCCAACCTCGCCGCCTGCATCGCGGCGGTGAAGGACCGCATCGTGTTCATCAACACCGGCTTCCTCGACCGTACCGGCGACGAGATCCACACCTCGATGCAGGCCGGGGCGATGATCCGCAAGGGTGCGATGAAGGCGTCCGGCTGGATCGCCGCCTATGAAAAGCGCAACGTCTGCATCGGCTTGCATCACGGCCTTTCGGGTAAGGCGCAGATCGGCAAGGGCATGTGGGCCGCGCCGGACATGATGCGCGACATGATGGACCAGAAGATCGGCCATCCGAAGACCGGCGCCAACACCGCCTGGGTGCCTTCACCCACGGCCGCGACGCTGCACGCCACGCACTATCACCAGGTCGATGTCTTCGCCGTCCAGAAGGACGTGGCGAAGGAGGAAACCCCGGGGCTGGACGTGCTGCTGGCCGTGCCGCTGGCGGCGGGCGCGAACTGGTCGGAAGACGAAGTGCGCGCGGAACTGGACAACAATGCGCAAGGGCTGCTGGGCTATGTCGTGCGCTGGATCGATCAGGGCGTCGGCTGCTCCAAGGTGCCCGACCTCAACGACGTGGGCCTGATGGAAGACCGCGCCACGCTGCGTATTTCCAGCCAGCACATCGCCAACTGGCTGCTGCACGGCGTCTGCTCGAAGGAGCAGGTCCTGGATTCGCTGCACCGCATGGCCGCCAAGGTGGATGCGCAGAACGCGGGCGATCCGCTCTACGAGCCGATGGCGGGCAACTGGGACACCAGCTTTGCGTTCCGCGCGGCCTGCGATCTGGTGTTCAAGGGCGTGGAGCAGCCCAACGGCTATACCGAGCCGCTGCTGCACGCCTGGCGGCAGAAGAAGAAGGCAGCGATCGCCAAGGTGGCGGAGCCGGCTTGA
- the dnaA gene encoding chromosomal replication initiator protein DnaA — protein sequence MIEDQEALDLAADWADISQGLKKDLGSQLHGQWIKPIQLGSFCKETGTLDLFLPTEFSANWVADRFADRLSLAWKIARSEVRQVRITVHPRRRAMPELRIGGDAPVPAASATVRTPASIGMSDSLVSGLDPSLIFAEFVSGSANVLAVNAAQRMAALETPQFSPLYLKASTGQGKTHLLHAIGHAYAANRPGARIFYCSAERFMIEFVQAMRQNEMIEFKARLRGFDLLLVDDIQFIIGKASTQEEFLHTIDALLAAGKRLVVAADRAPQALDGVEQRLLSRLSMGLVADIQPADIELRRKILEHRLSRFTSTQVPSDVIEFLARTINRNIRELVGGLNKLIAFAQLTGQPVSLQLAEEQLTDILSANRRRITIDEIQRTVCQFYRVDRTEMASKRRARAVVRPRQVAMYLAKVLTPRSYPEIGRKFGGRDHSTVIHAVRLIEELRTRDADMDGDVRTLLRQLED from the coding sequence ATGATCGAGGACCAGGAAGCGCTGGATCTGGCAGCGGACTGGGCCGACATCAGCCAGGGTCTGAAAAAGGATCTGGGATCGCAGCTGCACGGGCAGTGGATCAAGCCGATCCAGCTTGGCAGCTTCTGCAAGGAAACCGGCACGCTCGACCTGTTCCTGCCGACCGAGTTCTCCGCGAACTGGGTGGCGGATCGCTTCGCCGATCGCCTGTCGCTGGCGTGGAAGATCGCGCGGTCGGAAGTGCGTCAGGTGCGCATCACGGTGCATCCGCGCCGCCGCGCCATGCCCGAACTGCGCATCGGCGGCGATGCACCGGTGCCGGCGGCGTCGGCCACCGTGCGTACCCCGGCTTCGATCGGCATGTCGGATTCGCTGGTTTCGGGTCTCGATCCCTCGCTGATCTTCGCCGAGTTCGTGAGCGGTTCGGCCAACGTGCTGGCAGTCAACGCGGCGCAGCGCATGGCCGCGCTGGAGACGCCCCAGTTCTCGCCGCTCTATCTCAAGGCCTCGACCGGGCAGGGCAAGACCCACCTGCTGCACGCGATCGGCCACGCCTATGCCGCGAACCGGCCCGGCGCGCGCATCTTCTACTGCTCGGCCGAGCGCTTCATGATCGAATTCGTCCAGGCCATGCGCCAGAACGAGATGATCGAGTTCAAGGCGCGCCTGCGCGGCTTCGATCTGCTGCTGGTCGACGATATCCAGTTCATCATCGGCAAGGCGAGCACGCAGGAGGAATTCCTGCACACGATCGACGCGCTGCTGGCCGCCGGCAAGCGGCTGGTCGTCGCGGCGGATCGCGCGCCGCAGGCGCTCGATGGGGTCGAACAGCGGCTGCTGTCGCGTCTGTCGATGGGGCTGGTGGCCGATATCCAGCCGGCCGACATCGAACTGCGCCGCAAGATCCTCGAACACCGCCTGTCGCGCTTCACCAGCACGCAGGTTCCGTCCGACGTGATCGAATTCCTCGCGCGCACGATCAACCGCAATATCCGTGAACTGGTCGGCGGCCTCAACAAGCTGATCGCATTCGCCCAGCTCACTGGCCAGCCGGTCTCGCTGCAACTGGCCGAGGAACAGCTCACTGACATTCTCTCGGCCAACCGCCGGCGCATCACGATCGACGAGATCCAGCGCACGGTCTGCCAGTTCTACCGCGTGGACCGCACGGAAATGGCCTCCAAGCGCCGCGCCCGCGCCGTGGTTCGCCCGCGCCAGGTGGCGATGTATCTCGCCAAGGTGCTGACGCCGCGCAGCTATCCGGAAATCGGCCGCAAGTTCGGCGGGCGCGATCACTCCACCGTGATTCACGCGGTGCGGCTGATCGAGGAACTGCGCACGCGCGATGCCGACATGGACGGCGACGTGCGGACGCTGCTGCGTCAGCTCGAAGACTGA
- a CDS encoding DUF1489 family protein: MDDDTPRLHMTKVAYGAQSLAEVHAWFARRGPEARLTTRYLPKRHAEMVGGSLFWVLKHQLVARSPILGFEEAEGGKTHIVISTQLIDVHPVPRRAHQGWRYLEDKDAPRDLAMGEAGEALPAGLAGELAKLGLV, encoded by the coding sequence ATGGACGATGACACCCCGCGCCTGCACATGACCAAGGTTGCCTATGGCGCGCAGTCGCTGGCCGAGGTCCACGCCTGGTTCGCCCGGCGCGGACCGGAGGCGCGGCTGACCACGCGCTACCTGCCCAAGCGCCACGCCGAAATGGTGGGCGGATCGCTGTTCTGGGTGTTGAAGCACCAGCTCGTCGCGCGCTCGCCGATCCTGGGTTTCGAGGAAGCCGAAGGTGGCAAGACGCACATCGTCATCTCCACCCAGTTGATCGACGTCCATCCCGTGCCGCGCCGGGCGCACCAGGGCTGGCGCTATCTGGAAGACAAGGACGCGCCGCGCGATCTGGCCATGGGGGAAGCGGGCGAAGCCCTGCCCGCCGGGCTGGCCGGCGAGCTGGCAAAGCTGGGTCTGGTCTGA
- a CDS encoding peptidylprolyl isomerase, whose product MAEEKLVFSLDSGDVVIKLRPDLAPNHVARIKELVGEGFYDGVKFHRVIPGFMAQGGCPQGTGMGGSDKPDLQAEFNSEPHVRGVCSMARTSYPHSANSQFFICFDDARFLDKQYTVWGQVESGMEHVDALPKGEPPANPGVIRKASIVSA is encoded by the coding sequence ATGGCTGAAGAGAAACTCGTCTTCTCGCTCGATTCCGGCGATGTCGTGATCAAGCTGCGCCCCGATCTTGCACCCAATCATGTGGCGCGGATCAAGGAACTGGTCGGCGAAGGCTTCTATGACGGCGTGAAGTTCCACCGCGTGATCCCCGGCTTCATGGCGCAGGGCGGCTGCCCGCAGGGCACCGGCATGGGTGGCTCAGATAAGCCCGACCTGCAGGCGGAATTCAACAGCGAACCGCACGTGCGCGGCGTCTGCTCGATGGCGCGGACGAGCTATCCGCATTCGGCGAACAGCCAGTTCTTCATCTGCTTCGACGATGCACGCTTCCTCGACAAGCAGTACACCGTCTGGGGCCAGGTTGAGAGCGGCATGGAACACGTCGATGCGCTGCCCAAGGGCGAGCCGCCGGCAAACCCCGGCGTGATCCGCAAGGCGAGCATCGTCTCGGCCTGA